Proteins from one Impatiens glandulifera chromosome 2, dImpGla2.1, whole genome shotgun sequence genomic window:
- the LOC124926041 gene encoding cytochrome P450 76T24-like, protein MDFVIFFITLLSIMIILLLCIYFNHRRRPASRLPPGPYPFPVIGNILSLGSNPHHSLTSLSKIHGPVMSLKLGNLTTIVVSTPETAQKILHKNDRICSGRHVPDISRILDHNKYSVVFISATTQWRTLRKISKEHIFSQPQMDAKQGMRLKKVEELVAFVRRSSVVKIGDAAFTTTLNFLSDMFFSMNLAHYDSNLSREFKDHIGIALEIVGTPNLADYFSIFRFVDVQGLRRRARFHLTRLFSIFEKIIQHRIESKETKNDLLDVLLNLSQEIGSTLTINDITHLILDLFIAGTDTTSSVVEWAMTELLRDPDKLKKAQTELREFAGNELIIIEESDFSKLPYIQSVVKETLRLHPPAPFLIPHKAEAEFEIDVDDEKYLFRVPKNAQVLVNVWAIGRDPKVWEDPLVFMPERFFMKSEIDLKGRDFRLIPFGSGRRICPGMVLGDKMVHLLLTSLLLSFDWKLEEGINPQDIDLDEKFGLTLQKAIPLRAIPIPIKV, encoded by the exons ATGGATTTTGTCATCTTTTTCATCACCTTACTCTCCATCATGATCATCCTACTCCTATGTATATACTTCAACCACCGTCGTCGTCCGGCCTCCAGACTGCCGCCGGGGCCGTACCCATTTCCGGTAATCGGAAACATCCTCTCACTAGGTTCAAACCCACACCATTCATTAACATCCCTCTCCAAAATCCATGGCCCAGTGATGTCCCTCAAATTGGGAAACTTGACAACTATTGTGGTGTCAACGCCGGAAACTGCCCAAAAGATTCTCCACAAAAATGACCGGATATGCTCCGGCCGACATGTCCCTGACATCTCCCGAATCCTCGACCACAACAAATACTCTGTTGTTTTCATCTCCGCGACTACCCAATGGAGAACCCTTCGTAAAATCAGCAAAGAACACATATTTTCTCAGCCGCAGATGGACGCAAAACAGGGCATGAGGCTAAAAAAGGTGGAAGAACTCGTAGCCTTCGTGCGGAGGAGCTCCGTCGTGAAAATAGGTGACGCCGCCTTCACGACGACCCTGAATTTTCTGTCGGACATGTTCTTCTCGATGAATTTAGCTCATTACGACTCGAATTTGTCTCGGGAGTTCAAGGATCATATCGGGATTGCGCTGGAAATCGTGGGGACTCCTAATTTAGCGGATTACTTTTCGATATTTAGGTTTGTTGATGTTCAAGGCTTAAGACGGCGTGCCAGATTTCATTTAACGAGATTGTTTTCTATATTTGAGAAGATCATCCAACATAGGATAGAATCGAAGGAGACCAAGAATGATTTACTGGATGTGCTCCTCAATCTCTCCCAAGAGATTGGATCAACTCTCACCATCAACGACATAACCCATTTGATTCTA GACTTGTTCATTGCAGGTACAGACACAACGTCAAGTGTAGTGGAATGGGCGATGACTGAGTTATTACGTGATCCAGATAAACTGAAAAAAGCTCAAACAGAGCTTAGAGAATTTGCAGGCAATGAATTGATCATAATTGAAGAATCGGACTTTTCAAAGTTACCTTATATACAATCAGTTGTAAAAGAGACGCTAAGACTGCATCCTCCGGCTCCTTTCTTGATTCCTCACAAGGCGGAAGCCGAGTTTGAGATAGACGTGGACGACGAGAAATACTTGTTTCGAGTTCCGAAAAATGCTCAAGTTTTAGTGAATGTATGGGCAATTGGTCGTGACCCAAAAGTATGGGAAGATCCGCTAGTGTTTATGCCAGAGAGATTCTTCATGAAAAGTGAAATTGACTTGAAAGGTCGAGACTTTAGGTTGATCCCATTTGGGTCTGGAAGAAGGATTTGTCCTGGTATGGTTTTGGGAGACAAGATGGTGCATTTGCTATTGACCTCTTTGTTGCTCTCTTTCGATTGGAAACTTGAAGAGGGAATTAACCCTCAAGATATTGATTTGGACGAGAAATTTGGTCTTACATTGCAAAAGGCTATACCTCTTAGGGCTATTCCTATTCCCATCAAAGTTTGA
- the LOC124924895 gene encoding uncharacterized protein LOC124924895 has protein sequence MRTGRLWMYNKQSNNHLRYTDEFLNGLQEFVSFATSKSSYMDGDKIRCPCVKCCVKKFISSDLCQSHLIKFGFMSDYYTWTANGEPMQTLNVFQYPRKRPSLGINEWRQQTESSNVYESMVFDIASSFHPNVPHHEGSTSSKSDIHILSEKFWKALNAAHQPTWPGNSTETKLSATIKLLNIKSEKNWSERGVNQNLDYIKSLLPKDNVLPDNFYTMKKLVEDLGLPVTRIDICKDGCMLFWRADSELESCKFCNFPRYKENSNQRTPHKQLFYLPLALRLQRLYALNVIAAHMTWHSRHVTQDGMMCHPSDGEAWKTFDNYYPEFVKEDHNIRLGLCSDGFAPFGQFGKSYSCWPVIITPYNLPPGMCMKTPYMFMSLIIPGPKSPQKNIDVYLQPLIVELKMLWNDGVPTYDVSRGDTFNLRAMVLWTVSDFSAYGMLSGWSTHGKNECPICMKNSKSFRLKYGKKACYFDSHRQFLSQNHPYRFDTEHFTKIEWK, from the coding sequence ATGAGGACAGGTCGTCTTTGGATGTATAATAAACAATCAAATAATCATCTTAGATACACAGATGAATTTTTGAATGGTCTACAAGAGTTTGTGTCATTTGCTACTAGCAAATCTTCTTACATGGATGGTGATAAGATTCGGTGTCCTTGCGTTAAGTGTTgtgttaaaaaatttatttctagTGATTTGTGTCAATCTCACTTAATCAAGTTTGGATTTATGAGCGACTATTATACGTGGACGGCCAATGGAGAGCCAATGCAAACTTTAAATGTCTTTCAATATCCAAGGAAAAGGCCAAGTCTAGGGATTAATGAATGGAGACAACAAACTGAAAGTTCAAATGTATACGAGTCAATGGTATTTGATATTGCATCTAGTTTTCATCCTAATGTGCCACATCATGAAGGTTCTACTTCTAGTAAAAGTGACATACATATTTTAtcagaaaaattttggaaagcATTGAATGCGGCACATCAACCGACTTGGCCAGGTAATTCTACTGAGACTAAATTATCAGCAACAATTAAACTTCTTAATATAAAATCCGAGAAAAATTGGTCAGAGAGAGGTGTCAATCAAAATCTTGACTACATTAAATCTTTGTTACCGAAAGATAATGTTTTACCTGATAATTTTTATACCATGAAGAAGTTGGTGGAAGATTTGGGATTGCCTGTTACTAGGATCGATATTTGTAAAGATGGTTGCATGTTGTTTTGGAGGGCTGATAGTGAATTAGAATCTTGCAAATTTTGCAACTTTCCAAGATATAAGGAAAACTCTAATCAACGAACACCACACaaacaacttttttatttacCACTGGCTCTAAGATTGCAAAGACTTTATGCATTAAACGTGATAGCTGCTCACATGACATGGCATTCTCGTCATGTTACCCAAGATGGGATGATGTGTCATCCTTCTGATGGAGAGGCATGGAAGACATTTGACAACTATTACCCAGAGTTTGTTAAGGAGGATCACAATATCCGCTTGGGTCTTTGTTCTGATGGATTTGCCCCATTTGGACAATTTGGAAAGTCATATTCGTGTTGGCCCGTCATTATAACACCTTATAATCTCCCACCTGGAATGTGCATGAAGACACCCTACATGTTCATGTCATTAATTATTCCTGGTCCAAAGAGTCCTCAGAAAAATATTGATGTCTACCTTCAACCGTTaattgttgaattaaaaatgttGTGGAATGATGGTGTGCCTACTTATGATGTATCTCGAGGTGACACATTCAATTTGAGGGCAATGGTGTTGTGGACTGTTAGTGATTTCTCAGCTTATGGTATGTTGTCTGGATGGAGTACTCATGGAAAAAACGAGTGTCCAATTTGTATGAAAAATTCGAAATCATTCCGCTTGAAATATGGTAAGAAGGCTTGCTATTTTGATTCGCATAGACAATTTTTGTCACAAAATCATCCATACAGATTTGATACAGAACATTTTACCAAAATAGAGTGGAAATGA